One genomic segment of Besnoitia besnoiti strain Bb-Ger1 chromosome VII, whole genome shotgun sequence includes these proteins:
- a CDS encoding MIF4G domain-containing protein (encoded by transcript BESB_077170), giving the protein MMQPPSPAFNAGEAAPGTHGASGPPPRNVPANSRDLDWDSLGGMRRVTGAPAGNAYGMSPAPLSPPGAGQQQDWRAGGEEASRSPSGALPPPIMYHHHVPAAHGPNGTYRHSAGNPNMYAGSPPPPPAYGNAYYPPGTPGGSGDPVCGPGLVGSGPGAPNHMYPGYPANAHPGLKNASGSPQSGGKYYYGGSGGSGYYGGGPNAGGAGLVGHAPLGVPGSPSLQPGSGGGGERGGKNGARRGEGRHMNRGGGRGGNDGHVNSGMVPPPVDGAGGNGVAANARTPTPGGKYEGGYRGNGGQGRQQAFNCGAQGSGAHSGSRRGAGHHPRSGDEGSHAHGGRAQYEEEGRSAASSPQLSAVCPGGGNPRGLVPERSAAQHGAEGGGSMLGGAGAGGEEQSARQRRAAEPPSVVSEQGAKEDRDDGWGDDDGFGGGVSMVDINEIRSKHAMLAKTRATGRLGSSQRHWRRRDSFGRHLRAQGGDRARPRSPPPPASTAEDQEDSKEEGKAGEESKREEGAGTTGASSGLSGLSKLGGGGGAWRPRSQRQFSREEELDRTVKALLNKLTIEKFDTITEKLARTVEGLKEHKELQLVVNVVMEKAVTEPDWSEMYADLCQVLQWRSIPTEGADIENFRKTPFMKALLTKIQAEYEAMPRTLQSRARSLPPGEVDPEAAEELQQLKRTKNRILGVVKLIGELFQRKILGFPIVRDVVVDLVIKNEEPDEHFIECFVQLIATTGYYIDQNPKMKAVLDSWFGRLTELQKKACYSKRLKCIIQDTLDMRKADWRKKIHKERAKALSDLREQLETEEVLGGSVHAAQYGNIVVVGQRSNLNGAYAGYLKEQQDTFERRVAKLRSSAGAPTPPGGASPGPSAPVAYRR; this is encoded by the exons ATGATGCAACCCCCCAGCCCAGCTTTCAACgcaggagaagcggcgccagGTACTCACGGGGCGTCtggcccgccgcctcgcaaCGTGCCTGCGAACTCGCGCGACCTGGACTGGGACTCCCTGGGAGGAATGAGGCGCGTGACAG GTGCGCCTGCGGGCAACGCGTATGGGATGTCTCCTGCGCCTTTGAGCCCTCCCGGCGCGGGTCAGCAGCAAGATTGGCgtgccggcggagaggaggcttctcgctcgccctcgggggcgctgccgcctccgatTATGTATCACCATCACGTTCCCGCTGCACACGGGCCCAACGGGACTTACCGTCACTCGGCGGGGAACCCAAACATGTACGcgggctcgcctccgccaccgCCTGCGTACGGCAACGCGTATTACCCTCCGGGGACCCCCGGCGGGTCTGGAGACCCCGTTTGCGGGCCGGGACTTGTGGGCAGCGGGCCGGGAGCCCCGAACCACATGTATCCGGGCTACCCCGCGAACGCGCATCCTGGCCTGAAGAACGCGTCAGGCTCTCCGCAGTCTGGAGGCAAGTACTACTACGGGGGCAGCGGGGGTTCTGGGTACTACGGGGGCGGGCCtaacgcgggcggcgcgggtcTCGTGGGTCACGCACCCCTGGGGGTCCCGGGCAGCCCCTCGCTGCAGCCGGGATCAGGAGGCGGTGGGGAGCGAGGCGGGAAGAACggggcgcgtcgcggcgaagggcgacaCATGAATcgggggggcggccgcggaggcaacgATGGACACGTGAACTCCGGCATGGTGCCTCCGCCGGTCGATGGCGCGGGCGGCAACGGCGtggcggcgaacgcgcggaCTCCCACGCCTGGCGGCAAGTACGAGGGCGGGTACCGCGGCAACGGGGGTCAGGGTCGCCAGCAAGCCTTCAACTGTGGCGCGCAAGGCTCAGGGGCGCACtcaggcagccgcagaggcgcgggtcACCACCCGCGCTCTGGCGATGAGGGCAGCCACGCGCACGGAGGCCGGGCGCAgtacgaggaggaggggcgttccgcggcgtcttcgccgcagctgtctgCGGTCTGTCCGGGCGGCGGCAACCCGCGGGGATTGGTGCCTgagcgcagcgcggcacagcacggcgcagagggaggggggTCGAtgctgggcggcgccggcgcgggcggtgAAGAGCAGAGTGCCcgtcagcggcgcgcggcggaacCACCCAGTGTCGTGAGCGAGCAgggggcgaaggaggaccgcgacgacggctggggcgacgacgacggcttCGGTGGCGGGGTCTCCATGGTAGACATCAACGAGATCCGCAGCAAGCACGCGATGCTGGCCAAGACGCGTGCGACAG gtcGGCTCGGAAGTTCCCAACGGcactggcggcgccgcgactctTTCGGGCGTCACCTCCGCGCCCAAGGAGGAGACCGAGCGCGtccccgctccccccccccgcccgcctccaccgccGAGGACCAGGAAGACTCGAAGGAGGAAGGCAAGGCGGGAGAGGAGTcgaagagggaggagggcgcaggcACGACAGGTGCCAGCTCGGGACTGTCGGGGCTCAGCAAActgggaggcggcggcggcgcttggcGACCCCGCAGCCAGAGACAGTTTTCGCGGGAGGAGGAACTGGACAGGACCGTCAAGGCTCTGCTCAACAAACTGACCATTGAGAAATTCGACACCATCACGGAAAAGCTAGCGCGCACAGTCGAGGGACTGAAGGAACACAAGGAACTCCAACTCGTCGTGAATGTCGTCATGGAGAAGGCCGTGACGGAGCCCGATTGGTCGGAGATGTACGCCGACTTGTGCCAG GTGCTCCAGTGGCGCAGCATCCCCACTGAGGGGGCGGACATCGAGAACTTCCGCAAGACGCCCTTCATGAAGGCGCTCCTTACAAAAATTCAGGCTGAGTATGAAGCCATGCCTAG AACGCTGCAGTCGCGAgcgcgcagcctgccgccGGGCGAGGTGGATCCTGAagctgcggaggagctgcagcagctgaagcggaCGAAAAATCGCATCTTGGGAGTAGTCAAGCTGATTGGCGAGTTGTTCCAGAGGAAGATCCTCGGATTCCCCATCGTGCGGGACGTCGTTGTCGACCTGGTAATCAAAAACGAAGAACCCGATGAGCACTTCATCGAGTGCTTCGTGCAGCTCATCGCCACCACAG GCTACTACATCGACCAGAACCCGAAGATGAAGGCGGTACTCGACTCTTGGTTCGGCCGCCTGAcggagctgcagaagaaggccTGCTACTCCAAGCGCCTGAAGTGCATCATCCAG GACACTCTGGACATGCGCAAGGCTGACTGGCGAAAGAAAATCCACAAGGAACGCGCGAAGGCCCTCAGCGACCTGCGCGAACAG
- a CDS encoding hypothetical protein (encoded by transcript BESB_077160), which translates to MELNKVTTFLSGTFSWISNSSQLAAGAAHLSSRIRQLLSRNAGHGLTVQEQRVLLVIERQIDSLIHPLQYCVFWARHRHSAIHSTVHHVQEILLSVFIFIQPFLDGSLQQHAAGETQGASSGVSLTPRVGPCASFSHSAASPSSNLGASLSSGSSGARSQVYADLQYCSSELTVAYSLLNTALNFIHFVESPARSCPSCLERAAFGCSPATSLPGDARVSFLFEAARANPLAPPPCPSAPHAAETETQSSSHAQAAPQGRREGDHHGLSRDLRIEKTRCLPGAFEGAEYENPALCVQRRHPSGADADPACPSSASQTECSSLGRFSFGAAVVSSERWGGPRDSEIPLSSRDLFAGASSPFASGDWRAPPAACLPHSQLVGSVAGVPRPLAQTRFSPAALLRASRKLQEARLTNRRGDLCMSLGRLYFRVVTQTLLPSSLLQLTSPPCCPAEFPFLAPVLPRGGLGAGSDRFGQPAGESPPPRGVRPCGAGQSVDPAGLEWFYGRPQASTGGDADCFTGVSGVSSPFPHGQSPPRDLEAYSAHATAFAGPGARSRARAGHSPLRQWVTCSISDWSLLHPVALLRIVKNAHEAVRGGRVEGPVSRGWQGGTQHSGMEQATSMCVESLRPPEKIGGPGSSSTIGIASPWSKAGFGPGLAPSGAFGAFGANGPSCGARTEALLWGAHGGLDGATDGVSGPFGGSWSGVRLSETGGLRGPDGLPPPGTRFAGAGGAWNSMAGCEKAGGRAAEKKGRRLDRDDPLRGERFDYGFSVSMGMYQAEEDSSHDPDIVYVPDPEQIDETLLGMPPVRTPCASELQTASSYAPTRGAEGSYSHTREYACYGPGDDLCRFSACSGLTESAFCASGPGHQPLQAHQPSGRRDEGLDWNQSADPTAFGVCMRSAGEMHKRDDFYGGEGHPRGVGRPSPGHAGPGVGGDGDWEPLKAGVQRQESRNPGGGLSDVEELRTRQALWYPGETLPLSSERRLDRGPPRPPTHAEDPCTPAGGASVAQPPDAGTRARSPHAPPVSGVSSEACGARVASAGGGQQLDVESRASHCVSMHSDGLPSQPASGFMVPRSQPPCVKTAPASPGRAEGDGAFCWGLWVGDEAEAAARSQARGSRGSFAEATPLFTGRAGPCEPRAFSVAAAPPESGVERPQGKDSCGEAGGCTCCGGGAADDRGGPRSSLPLSFPPLALSRSMPAFIPPALAAAISCRRLSFPTTVCLGARLTSQSRLGLPAPLFSPASLSANAPVPSSVSAGGWSSFGGSPCLGDTRRQLQDLRPLVFSPDLPAMLWTWTFPAAHAVPLRTTGLLPQLRQRLAHLRHLQHILFQRSSWPPRRMHDRGAAAEGSSGPQDEGRRSHTDWSCPPRPQGASAPFPWHRGEDAKGEAAATSRAGGKGGGSIGAAGEAAAAQSEAESRELGARACDDTRRGGGGDSLGDLEASGIQREVEAEEEETKAAVPSHRQEAGPAERHTSRGDEEAVQPVPVEGTLAGPQLSPAPPRPVSSSQIDNANPVSEKHRKEYTLKSDVLTSPSRGAGDATTGAAPPSPAPCVKQEAPSLAKGRRGKKKKHRGQSEAAADTVSTSQKDSEEDVRGGLAPPSSPRPEREKTGAGALRPDAPRANEKDPKASGQQERHGDCDGPSAASLTAELGAGGAGVSAAQEQEIRGTGPSTAAMEGHGQRDSRVVSGVASVDARDASGSSSSPEQDARSSLAELRREKSGPDRSPRHPAHPENGPPSDRRRESLACGGGGDADGPSARTCGGLPRVSGGRLQPHPHHWGVGPNDEQMGVFRPRHMQQPNGLSPRREDGFPDGPGRDLPELDGDTLVQQRFIVHYAFLFDPGALDSDPESIAHAGTTNTRRHGRDGLGGMSSSEDQLTALEFLYFGRLCVIDGGFQAEDSAAGGVGVSGAPASELGASLLQSGHTEATDELLAELLKNVFLDAS; encoded by the exons ATGGAACTCAACAAAGTCACCACTTTCCTGTCTGGAACTTTCTCTTGGATATCCAATTCTTCTCAGCTTGCCGCAG GCGCGGCTCATCTTTCGTCCCGCATCCGCCAGCTCCTCTCGCGGAATGCTGGTCACG GCCTCACAGTCCAAGAACAGAGAGTGCTTCTCGTGATTGAACGGCAGATCGACAGCCTCATTCATCCGCTGCAGTACTGTGTCTTCTGGGCCCGCCACCGGCACTCCGCAATTCACTCGACTGTGCACCATGTCCAGGAAATCCTCCTTTCTGTCTTCATCTTCATTCAG CCGTTTCTCGATGGCTCACTCCAGCAGCATGCAGCGGGCGAGACCCAGGGGGCGTCTTCGGGAGTATCCCTGACGCCGCGCGTGGGGCCATGCGCTTCTTTTTCGCACTCGGCGGCCAGTCCTTCTTCGAATTTAggagcctctctctcctctgggTCAAGTGGGGCGCGGAGTCAGGTGTACGCGGACCTGCAGTACTGTAGCAGCGAGCTCACCGTCGCCTACTCCCTCTTGAACACAGCTCTCAACTTCATTCACTTTGTGGAATCCCCGGCCAGGTCGTGCCCCTCCTGcctggagcgcgcggcgtttGGCTGCTCGCCGGCGACCTCTCTccccggcgacgcgcgcgtgtcttttcttttcgaggcagcgagagcgaatCCGCTCGCCCCGCCTCCCTGTCCTTCCGCACCGCACGCTGCAGAGACCGAGACGCAGAGTTCCTCTCACGCACAGGCGGCGCCCCAGGGACGGCGGGAAGGCGACCACCACGGCCTGTCGCGGGATCTCCGCATCGAAAAAACGCGCTGTCTCCCTGGGGCGTTTGAAGGCGCCGAATACGAGAATCCTGCGCTCTGTGTTCAGCGGCGCCACCCGTctggcgccgacgcggatcCAGCGTGCCCGTCATCTGCTTCGCAGACGGAATGCAGCTCACTGGGCAGATTCTCCTTCGGGGCAGCTGTGGTGTCTTCGGAACGCTGGGGGGGCCCACGCGACTCAGAGATACCGCTCTCCAGTCGAGAtctcttcgcgggcgcgtcgtcgcctttcgcctctgGGGACTGGCGAGCGCCCCCTGCGGCCTGTCTCCCGCACTCGCAACTGGTAGGATCAGTGGCGGgcgtgccgcggccgctggcgcagacgcggttttcgcccgcagcgctgctgcgcgcgagtcGGAAGTTGCAGGAGGCTCGCCTCACAAACAGGCGTGGAGACTTGTGCATGAGCCTGGGTCGCCTCTACTTCCGCGTCGTgacgcagacgctgctgccttcttctctgcttcaaCTCACCTCCCCTCCTTGTTGCCCTGCTGAGTTCCCGTTCCTCGCCCCAGTTCTGCCCCGCGGTGGACTCGGTGCAGGGTCTGATCGCTTCGGCCAGCCGGCGGGCGAatccccgccgccccgcggggTTCGACCATGTGGGGCAGGGCAAAGCGTCGACCCCGCAGGCCTTGAGTGGTTCTACGGCCGGCCTCAAGCCTCCACCGGGGGCGATGCAGACTGCTTTACAGGCGTATccggtgtctcctctccgtttCCTCACGGGCAGAGTCCCCCACGCGATCTGGAAGCCTacagcgcgcacgcgaccGCGTTCGCAGGGCCAGGGGCGCGGTCGAGGGCCCGCGCGGGGCACTCGCCCCTCCGCCAATGGGTGACCTGCAGCATCAGCGACTGGAGTCTGCTCCACCCTGTTGCGCTGCTGCGTATCGTGAAGAATGCACATGAGGCTgtgcgaggaggccgggTTGAAGGCCCGGTCTCGCGGGGCTGGCAGGGAGGCACGCAGCATTCCGGGATGGAGCAAGCCACGTCCATGTGCGTGgagtctctgcgccctcccgAAAAGATTGGAGGGCCGGGCTCCTCGTCGACGATAGGCATCGCGAGCCCGTGGAGCAAGGCAGGCTTCGGGCCAGGCCTCGCCCCTTCAGGGGCCTTCGGCGCTTTCGGCGCGAACGGCCCctcgtgcggcgcgcgcacagaggcgctgctgtgGGGAGCCCACGGAGGTCTCGATGGGGCAACAGATGGAGTCAGCGGGCCGTTCGGGGGTTCCTGGTCTGGTGTGCGTTTGTCAGAGACGGGGGGGCTGAGAGGCCCGGACGGTCTGCCGCCCCCCGGGACGCGGTTTGCCGGGGCTGGGGGCGCGTGGAATTCCATGGCTGGGTGCGAGAAAGCTGgggggagagcggcggagaaaaaGGGCAGACGGCTGGACAGAGATGACCCCCTTCGTGGTGAGCGCTTTGATTACGGGTTCAGCGTCTCCATGGGCATGTATcaagcggaggaggacaGCAGTCACGACCCCGACATCGTCTACGTTCCCGATCCTGAGCAAATCGACGAGACTCTTCTTGGGATGCCCCCGGTGAGAACGCCATGTGCCTCAGAGCTCCAGACGGCGTCCTCCTACGCCCCTACAAGGGGCGCAGAAGGCTCCTACAGTCACACCCGGGAATATGCCTGCTACGGGCCTGGAGACGACCTGTGCAGAttctccgcatgcagcggacTGACAGAAAGTGCCTTCTGTGCCAGCGGGCCGGGCCaccagccgctgcaggcgcaccaGCCTTCAGGACGAAGAGATGAAGGTTTGGACTGGAACCAGAGTGCCGACCCGACAGCGTTTGGGGTCTGTATGCGGTCGGCTGGGGAGATGCACAAGAGAGACGACTTTTACGGAGGGGAGGGGCACCCGCGGGGTGTCGGGCGGCCGTCTCCGGGGCATGCGGGGCCCGGGGTCGGAGGCGATGGCGATTGGGAGCCGCTGAAGGCTGGAGTGCAGAGACAGGAATCCAGAAATCCCGGTGGGGGTCTGTCGGACGTTGAGGAGCTTCGTACGCGTCAGGCGCTCTGGTACCCGGGAGAGACGCTCCCTTTGTCCTCGGAGCGCCGGCTCGACCGggggccgcctcgcccgcccaCGCATGCCGAGGACCCGTGCACGCCGGCCGGTGGAGCCTCTGTCGCCCAACCACCGGATGCGGGGACCCGGGCAAGAAGTCCACACGCCCCACCTGTGTCTGGCGTCAGTTCTGAAGCGTGCGGCGCCAGGGTGGCCTCCGCTGGCGGGGGCCAGCAGCTGGACGTGGAGTCTCGTGCCTCTCATTGTGTGTCCATGCACTCTGACGGGCTCCCTTCGCAGCCCGCATCTGGCTTCATGGTCCCCCGGTCGCAGCCTCCGTGCGTGAaaacggcgccggcgagccccGGTCGGGCCGAAGGGGACGGGGCCTTCTGTTGGGGCCTGTGGGTCGGGgacgaggccgaggcagCTGCCAGGTCTCAGGCCCGCGGGTCGCGTGGCTCCTTTGCCGAGGCAACTCCCCTCTTCACCGGTAGAGCTGGTCcctgcgagccgcgagcgTTCAGCGTTGCCGCGGCTCCCCCTGAGTCCGGCGTCGAACGCCCCCAGGGGAAggacagctgcggcgaggccggcggatGTACCTGCTGTGGAGGGGGGGCTGCGGACGACCGTGGAGGACCCCGttcgtcgcttcctctctccttcccacCTCTTGCGCTGTCTCGCAGCATGCCTGCGTTCATCCCTCCTGCGTTGGCTGCTGCGATCTCGTGTCGCCGACTCAGCTTCCCGACGACAGtgtgcctcggcgcgcggctgaccTCGCAGAGTCGACTGGGGCTGCCAgcgccgctcttctcgcctgctTCTTTGTCTGCGAATGCCCCCGTGCCCAGCTCTgtcagcgccggcggctggaGCTCTTTCGGCGGTAGCCCGTGCCTCGGCGACACGCGACGACAGCTGCAGGATCTCCGCCCCCTCGTCTTTTCTCCCGACTTGCCCGCCATGCTGTGGACCTGGACTTTCCCTGCGGCGCACGCCGTGCCGCTGCGGACCACCGGACTTCTCCCGCAACTCAGGCAACGTCTGGCGCATCTGCGGCACCTGCAGCACATCTTATTCCAGCGTTCGTCCTGGCCGCCTCGGCGGATGCATgatcgcggcgcggcggcggagggctcCTCAGGCCCGCAGGACGAGGGTAGAAGGAGCCACACGGACTGGTCGTGCCCCCCACGACCTCAgggggcctctgcgcctttcCCCTGGcacagaggcgaggacgccaaaggagaggccgcggcgacctcgcgcgcaggcggaaaaggcggaggcagcataggggcggcgggggaggccgcagcagctcagagcgaggcggagagccgaGAGCTCGGTGCCAGGGCCTGCGACGACacccggcgcggcggaggcggggacAGTCTCGGCGACTTAGAGGCATCAGGTATTCAGCGGGAAgtcgaagcagaagaagaggagacgaaagcgGCGGTCCCCTCACATCGGCAGGAAGCAGGCCCTGCAGAGCGGCACActtcgcgaggagacgaggaggcggtgcAGCCGGTTCCTGTGGAGGGAACTTTGGCAGGTCCGCAATTGTCCCCCGCACCCCCTCGTCCAGTATCGTCATCTCAAATTGATAACGCGAACCCAGTGAGTGAGAAGCACAGAAAAGAGTACACTCTAAAAAGTGACGTTTTGACGTCTCcaagcagaggcgcaggcgatgcTACAactggcgctgcgccgccgtcgccggctcCCTGCGTCAAGCAGGaagcgccgtcgctggcaaaggggagaagaggaaagaagaagaaacacaGGGgacagagcgaggcggcggcggacacTGTCTCAACATCGCAGAAAGACAGTGAAGAGGACGTGCGAGGTGGACtcgctcctccttcttctccgagaccagaaagagagaaaactgGGGCGGGAGCTCTGCGCCCAGATGCTCCGCGAGCGAACGAGAAAGACCCGAAGGCCTCAGGGCAGCAAGAACGACACGGTGACTGCGACGGTCCGTCCGCAGCGTCGCTGACTGCAGAGCTgggggccggcggcgcgggcgtgtCTGCAGCTCAAGAGCAAGAGATCCGAGGGACAGGGCCTTCGACTGCGGCAATGGAGGGACATGGGCAGCGAGACTCGCGAGTTGTCTCTGGAGTCGCGTCCGtcgacgccagagacgccTCCGGTTCGTCCAGCAGCCCAG AGCAGGACGCGAGGAGCTCATTAGCCGAGctgaggagggagaagagcggTCCTGACCGCAGCCCCCGTCACCCCGCTCACCCCGAAAACGGGCCTCCTTCCGACCGTCGGCGGGAGTCTCTCGCTtgtggaggaggaggagacgcggacggTCCCAGCGCGCGGACGTGTGGGGGGCTGCCCAGGGTCTCCGGTGGCCGTCTCCAGCCGCATCCCCATCACTGGGGCGTGGGCCCGAACGACGAGCAGATGGGGGTCTTCAGGCCCCGACACATGCAACAGCCCAacggcctgtctcctcgccgcgaggacggTTTCCCGGACGGACCCGGGCGGGATCTGCCGGAGCTCGACGGCGACACGCTGGTCCAACAGAGGTTTATTGTGCACTACGCTTTTCTCTTCGATCCGGGGGCACTGGACTCCGATCCTGAATCCATAG CACATGCAGGGACGACCAACACACGGCGCCACGGCCGCGACGGCTTGGGCGGCatgagcagcagcgaagatCAGCTTACGGCCCTCGAGTTTCTTTACTTTGGCCGCCTGTGCGTGATCGATGGAGGCTTTCAGGCGGAGGACAGCGCCGCGGGTGGCGTGGGCGTCTCCGGAGCCCCCGCCAGCGAGCTGGGGGCGAGTCTGCTGCAGTCCGGGCACACAGAAGCCACAGACGAGCTGCTTGCAGAACTTCTCAAGAACGTCTTTCTCGACGCGAGCTAa